The following are from one region of the bacterium genome:
- a CDS encoding glutamine synthetase family protein, protein MNGPDMRKEDVLKLAKERNVKFIRLWFADITGQMKGFTITIDELEHALEDGMGFDGSSIKGFARIDESDMIALADPSTFTILPYRPQDKAVAGMLCDVLNTNRTPYEGDSRYVLKRQVDKLKKLGYTYYVGPELEFFIFKDEKSTQTLDEGGYFDITTLDAGNEVRRETILVLKEIGVDVEYSHHEGAPSQHEIDLRYSEGLIMADKVMVSRMVLKEIAQLKGLYASFMPKPIFGVNGSGMHVHQSIFKGEKNLFFDKSDEFNLSEEGKCYISGILKHSREITLVCNQWINSYKRLVPGYEAPVYICWARRNRSSLVRVPMYQPGKEKSTRVEFRSPDPACNPYLAFACTVAAGMKGVEEKYPLREPLERDVYHLTFDEMNELGVECLPGSLSEAIDVAESSDLLKEVLGPHVFKNLIRSKKVEWDEYRKQVHDYELKTYLPLL, encoded by the coding sequence ATGAATGGTCCTGATATGAGAAAAGAAGATGTGCTCAAACTTGCTAAAGAGAGAAATGTAAAATTTATAAGGTTATGGTTTGCTGATATAACAGGTCAAATGAAAGGGTTTACCATAACAATTGATGAACTGGAGCACGCTCTTGAAGATGGAATGGGTTTTGATGGTTCATCAATAAAAGGGTTTGCAAGGATAGATGAATCTGATATGATTGCTCTTGCTGATCCTTCAACTTTCACTATTCTTCCTTATAGACCTCAAGATAAAGCTGTTGCTGGAATGTTGTGTGATGTTCTTAATACAAATAGAACTCCTTATGAAGGGGATTCCAGATATGTTTTGAAAAGGCAAGTTGATAAATTAAAAAAACTTGGATATACGTATTACGTTGGACCTGAACTTGAATTTTTTATTTTTAAGGATGAAAAATCCACCCAAACTCTTGATGAAGGCGGTTATTTTGATATTACAACCCTCGATGCAGGTAACGAAGTAAGAAGAGAGACGATACTTGTTCTTAAAGAGATAGGGGTTGATGTGGAGTATTCTCACCACGAAGGAGCACCTTCACAACACGAGATAGACCTAAGGTATTCTGAAGGGTTGATTATGGCGGATAAGGTTATGGTCTCTCGTATGGTTCTTAAAGAGATTGCCCAATTAAAAGGGCTATATGCAAGTTTTATGCCAAAACCTATTTTTGGTGTGAATGGTTCTGGTATGCACGTACACCAATCAATATTTAAAGGTGAGAAGAACCTATTCTTTGATAAAAGTGATGAGTTTAACCTATCAGAAGAAGGCAAATGTTATATTTCTGGTATTTTAAAACATTCAAGAGAGATTACTCTTGTTTGTAACCAATGGATAAATTCTTATAAACGGCTCGTGCCTGGATATGAAGCCCCAGTATATATATGTTGGGCAAGAAGAAACAGAAGTTCCCTTGTGAGGGTTCCTATGTATCAACCCGGTAAGGAAAAATCTACTCGCGTAGAGTTTAGGTCTCCTGACCCTGCTTGCAATCCGTATTTAGCTTTTGCTTGTACGGTGGCTGCTGGAATGAAAGGCGTTGAGGAAAAATATCCTCTAAGAGAACCTTTAGAAAGAGATGTGTATCACCTCACATTTGATGAGATGAATGAACTTGGAGTAGAGTGTTTACCGGGGAGTCTTAGTGAAGCAATAGATGTTGCCGAATCAAGCGATTTGCTCAAAGAGGTTTTGGGACCACATGTTTTTAAGAATCTTATAAGGTCAAAAAAAGTTGAATGGGATGAATATCGTAAACAGGTTCACGATTACGAGTTAAAAACCTATCTACCTTTGTTATAA